A single genomic interval of Anopheles marshallii chromosome 2, idAnoMarsDA_429_01, whole genome shotgun sequence harbors:
- the LOC128707543 gene encoding PRADC1-like protein translates to MTRHALSVVVPQVFGIWHRQMGLQFGASTICWLALISYVWCGANNLHMSDGVRTQDIIAGDVFFEILEPSALEYTYRLRPAKDFGGTFGISYKSPQGKLVPAIPADACSTKFENAKELIGSIALVERGHCSFLTKAINVEAIGGAAIIVTEYDTEIDDFDYYIEMVHDNTDRDTNIPAGFLHGKNGIIIRQTLKKMNLPYAIVNIPVNLTFIQPHMINQPPWLPW, encoded by the exons ATGACGCGGCACGCTTTATCCGTTGTGGTGCCTCAGGTATTTGGAATATGGCATCGACAGATGGGACTACAATTTGGTGCTAGCACGATCTGCTGGCTGGCTTTAATATCGTACGTCTGGTGTGGTG CAAACAACCTTCACATGAGCGATGGCGTACGAACGCAGGACATAATTGCGGGAGATGTATTTTTCGAAATTTTAGAACCATCTGCCCTGGAGTACACGTACCGATTGCGACCAGCTAAAGATTTCGGAGGAACGTTCGGAATTTCGTATAAATCTCCACAAGGGAAGCTAGTACCGGCAATACCGGCGGATGCGTGTTCGACGAAATTCGAGAATGCCAAAGAGTTGATTGGGAGTATCGCACTCGTCGAGCGTGG CCATTGTTCCTTTTTAACGAAGGCGATCAATGTAGAAGCGATTGGTGGAGCAGCCATAATCGTCACAGAGTACGACACGGAGATAGATGACTTTGATTACTACATTGAAATGGTGCATGATAATACCGATCGCGATACGAATATCCCAGCGGGATTTTTACATGGCAAGAACGGAATCATTATCCGACAAACGCTTAAAAAGATGAATCTACCGTACGCGATTGTCAACATTCCCGTGAACCTCACGTTCATACAGCCCCATATGATCAATCAACCTCCTTGGTTACCATGGTGA